From a region of the Globicephala melas chromosome 19, mGloMel1.2, whole genome shotgun sequence genome:
- the LOC138842448 gene encoding proline-rich protein HaeIII subfamily 1-like, producing MLLSSHRAEQEDTPLTLRSPLSRGSFILSPGPPAVPAEPPLARLRQRAQRGRKIVFLGARPGGEGRRPSANCSAGFRERVPAPARAPRLRRPEERPPPFLPRVRGVPAAPPVSGTSQEAPPGFRPVSQRSQSPASSTADGQGAGADGPEPCGPKRSGAPRARPVASPGRGPPPTHHPLSPPACARQHLLAPAPHLRRAPAPSSPPEPAVYTGSDVSGQAPPPPQADAGWLQTKRLGAVPNHSLRERGGEGPAPPCLGTEDLQMGQPGRGLRTGGQSPQGHPGSPL from the exons ATGCTTCTTTCCTCGCACCGCGCGGAGCAGGAAGACACACCCCTGACCCTACGCTCGCCCCTCAGCCGTGGGTCCTTCATCCTCAGCCCCGGCCCTCCGGCGGTCCCCGCGGAACCTCCCCTGGCCCGACTGCGCCAGCGGGCTCAGCGGGGCCGGAAAATCGTGTTCCTCGGGGCCCGGCCCGGCGGGGAAG GCCGCCGTCCCTCCGCTAACTGCTCGGCGGGCTTCCGGGAGCGGGTCCCGGCGCCAGCCCGAGCTCCCCGGCTCCGGCGGCCCGAGGAGCGCCCCCCGCCCTTCCTGCCCCGCGTCCGCGGGGTCCCCGCCGCGCCCCCGGTCTCAGGCACGAGCCAGGAGGCCCCTCCAGGCTTCCGTCCGGTCAGCCAGCGCTCCCAGAGCCCGGCGTCCTCCACAGCGGACGGGCAAGGGGCGGGAGCCGACGGCCCTGAGCCCTGCGGCCCCAAGCGGAGCGGCGCCCCGCGGGCTCGTCCAGTCGCCAGCCCCGGCCGCggcccaccacccacccaccaccccctgAGCCCGCCCGCCTGCGCCAGGCAGCACTTGCTCGCGCCCGCTCCTCACCTGCGACGCGCCCCGGCCCCCAGCTCACCGCCCGAACCGGCTGTGTACACCGGAAGTGACGTCTCCgggcaggccccgccccctccccaggcgGACGCCGGGTGGCTGCAGACCAAGCGGCTAGGAGCGGTCCCCAACCATTCCCTGCGCGAGCGGGGCGGGGAGGGCCCTGCGCCCCCTTGCCTAGGGACGGAGGACCTCCAAATGGGACAGCCAGGGCGGGGGTTGAGGACCGGTGGCCAGAGTCCGCAGGGCCACCCTGGTTCTCCACTGTGA